DNA from Elaeis guineensis isolate ETL-2024a chromosome 2, EG11, whole genome shotgun sequence:
ACTCTGGTTCTTTGAATCATTCGATCggatctttttttaaatttttctttcttaCAGCTTAAGCATCATTAAGTCCCTTCTCTATTAACAATTTTTTTATAAGCAAGCAACTCAAATATAGTTACCAGCTGTTGGATCCAATCCTTTGTCCATTTTCAAACTTCCTAGCCCAAACTCTCTCCTCGACTATCAGTGTGGAAGCATATCTAGATATTTTATCGAACTTTGTTGCATATTAGGAATGATCATATTATCTTGCTCCAATTGATCGAACTTTCAAAATTTCTGAGATCAGATACCTTAAGAAaaatacttcttgcaaaagatctTTCTAAAACCTTCCCAAGTATAGGGTGTATAATATGGTCCTAACTTTTCAATCTCCATCTCCCACACCAATCCACAGCATCATCTTATGATAAAAAGGTGGCAAAAGTGACCTCCTCAACAAGATATCTTAGAGCctggaatattttttctattgcTTTCAACCAGCTTTTTGCCTCCATAGAGCTAGAGGTTTTTTTGAATGCTGGTGGCGCATACTTCTTAAAgtctttcaaattaatttgatGGTCCTACTAGTTTTTGACTCCCTACTGCTACTGAGGCCGCCGCTCCTACATCAGCTATTGTATGAACTAATATTGTTGTTGCTGTCGCACCTCCAACATTCTCATCATATCTACTCTAGTAGTAGCTTGTTGTTGCATTAATATTTGTATTAACTAAGAGATAATAATATATTTCTTGAGTTGGATTTTGGATTCACCTGGAGTCCTCATCCCTAGAATATTTTTAATGGCTCATTAGGATGCTCTTGCTGATGTGTACCACTAATCGATAAGGGTGAGGCATCTTCCAACTATCCAGAGGATTCTCAAAAATTAACTTGAATCATCAGTGAATCAGGTAAGCCTCATAGCATGCCCATGTCCACTTCCTTGTGCCATATCAACCTATATAGGTCATTATTAGCATCCACAAATTATTCATGAACATACCTCATATAAATTTACCTCAACTTAAAGGTTTACCCATATATACTCCTACAACTTAAGCCCTAGGGTCTTAAATTTTACGCTCTAATACCATTCTATCATGTCCCAAATCCAACACTTAGGTCACATGATACGGCCATATAAATCCTAGAGCATCTCCTTAGAGATCATGCAAGGCGTAAGATGAACAAAAATTTCAAATATCCCTAGAATTTCAATAATAAatagaagagaagagaagggCCGCCGGAGCTGTTTTTGGCCACCGGAACCAAGGTAAGATCCcaattcttccttctctctctcttgctcatctTCTCACAACCCCAGACCTCACCGCTGGCCATCGATTTTGCTGAAAATAAATTCCAAAGAAAATCCCCTATTtttcgaagaaaaaaaaaatcccgcagaacgaaccccatcgccgaccggcttcacatggtcggccgtcgttgccggatctccggccaagccgtcggagcccgagccaccgagggggggacctcacggtcttcccctgtttcagccaagggaggccgtgggaagaaaagaagagaagaaggaagaagaagaaaagaaaagaaaagaaaaaggaaaaaaaaagaaaaagaaaagaaaaagaaaaaagaaaaagaaaaataaaagaaaaataaaagagaaagagaaaaataaaaataaaataaaataagaagaagaagaagagagaaaaattttctctctcctttctctaccttctctctccagtttctctctctaaattctctctctagattctctctctatacctttttctctctttttgtggattttatctctctagaatctttctactctctctctctgattgcatcacagatcctatgataaatttgaaataaaaatatgatgatttgagattgctccgaaattcatgcagtagatctgatcccagtccgatcctattcaaaatttgtaacatttgattcatattaagtcaccctgataggacctctaatgatctcgaccatgactgCCTCATCTAAAGGAtatgaaagtttctctctccactttctctctctactttctctctctaaaattttttctctcttcatggattttctttctctagaagtctTTTGGATCAGTGgaagatccagatacttagataaatcctaattttgattaatcctaagagaggtccttgatttgtgttatcaggatcgattatcggtaatttctctatataattcttatattgatcagggttatgaagagatgattgtctgcatatgatatcgagtgaaatattttattaaataaattcataaatcaaagaaaaatattgatttctgtgcttggatcagtcaccgttaaagataagaatccctgtacatgatcactattatatatatatgctattttactattggtcttgcatcgttggttttgcatcgtcggatttgagatcgatgaatttattatacctgagatactgttatttgattttgagcatgagtatgttatgtcaatatatatgtatcagagattgatggcatgattatatggatatgacatatctgaattgatcataatgcaagtcagaattgatttgatgaaatcaacacataatgattaaatgaaaagaaagagatatatggtatggactagtcttgtcatgtggaacagtccgccaggagcttatgcccgggacagcccccactggcttacaggtggatcagccggccaggagctcatgtctgggatagcccgccagaagcttatgcctgggacagcctctcacgggctttgatacgtgggacagccggccaggagctcatcctgggacagtattgaaagattttttaagtggattcgatccggatggtgactgaggtatagatttggatagtccagaaccagaaagaaaaggttaaaaatcatgtgattatgaaaggagaaatgaaagataagacatgaaataattgttgaataaaaggggtttcacctgttaacatatgatgatgcatctattttaacaagacagaaaatttatgaatgtttgcactattctggacattgaacatgagattttatattttattgcttatccttattttcagactatattactatatcagtgtgatatgggaattcttactgggctgtaaagctcacacctcttcatctttctttttcttctcagagttacaggatgcttatgattggttgtggcctggatttacgggtgagcagaaggataaatagagtgtcatagtatctgatcagagaattgaagaaatttaaattgtaattatgcaaggttttacaaattattgttgaaataaattattatggatgttaaggttgtaacgatttaatttagccttgcatattctttagggcttgctctaaagagtgtgcggccatcacgtatccgacccgggtgttgggttcggggcgtgacacttTATAATCAAGGTGGAAATTTGTGTTACCGCCCTCCAATACACAAAAATAGTTCTAAGAATTGAGTTTATTAGTATTAGCCTTCCAGCTAAGATCAGAGCACCTTTCTTCCAACCACTAAGCTTTTTCTCGATCCTATCCACTAAGAAGTTCCACTCTGAGACTTTGAGAGTTCTGTTGTGAAGGGGGATGCCTAGATATGTTGTGGGAAAGTTACCCATTTGACATTCTAATATAGTTGCAGCATTGGTTAGTTCCATATGAGATAAGCCGATTCCCATGACTCTAGTTTTATGGAGATTGACCTTCAACCCCATCATGAGCTCATATGCATAGAATATTAATTTAAGATGTTGTATGTAATGTGTGGAATAATTGCAAAATACCAGTGTGTCATCAGTAAATTGTGCACGGTCTATTTGCCCTGTATTAAGCCTCGAACCGATTCCTGTCACCAGGTTTTCAAATATTGCCCTCCTGATTACTCTCTCAAGTGTGTCTGCAACCAAGATAAATAGAAGAGGGGATATGGGATTCCCTTGTTTAAGTCCTCTTTTAGCCTTGAACCATTGACCTTGTCGACCATTAATTATGAGGGCCGATTTTAGTTCAAGCAAGATAGCTGTACTCCAAGAGATCCACCTAGAGCCAAACCCCCGCCGAACTAATAATTCTAACAGGAAGTTCTAGGAGATTGAGTCGAAAGCCTTTTCAAAATCCACATTGCATATAATACTTTTGTTTTACCTTTTCTTGCCATGAGCAATGACTTCTGAAGCAGTGGTGAAGCTCTCAAAAATGAGCCTCCCTTGCACAAAGGTGGTTTGAGACGGTGATACTAGCTTATCAATGAATCTGCTTAATCGTTTGGCaaggatttttgaaaagattttgatGATTGCTTGTCCGAGACATATGGGCCTAAAATCTTTTGCAGTTGGGTTGTTAGCAGCTTTTGGGATGAGTGTTATAAAGGAAAAATTGAACCTCAAAATTTCAGTGCTATGATTCTGAATGGCCTTGATTACCTGAGTGATATCTGGCCCAATTGTCTCCCAATACTGCTGGTAAAATGAAATGGGGAAACTATATGGATCAGGTGACTTGTTTTTAGCCATACTGAAAACCGCAGACGTACTTGACCTCGTCCTCAAAAATGTCCTGTTTCAGGAGTTGATGATCATGTCTTCCTTCAGGGTACAATTCCTCCCAATAGAGTTTTTCTTGGTATAAAATCTGATCTAGTTTAGCCTTATTAGCCCTTCTCTCTTCTTGTTCTAGGTTGCTCATGGGTCTGTCTTCCTCTATTTCATCCAGCAATGCAATACTCCCCataatctcttttttcttttgatttgtaTTTCCCACGTGTTCTACGCTCCACCTCCTGAGGTTAGCATGCAGACTACGAAGTTTGATAACTAGATTCCTTCCAGCATCAGGGACATTTGGACAATCAACCCACCAGTTTCTGATGTTTTGATCTAAGTCTGAATATGTGCACCACATATTCTCAAAACGAAATGGGAGGTGTTTCTTGTTCGGGACTACCAGTTAACCATTTAAGTTGAGTGATAATGGTGTGTGATCTGAGGTCGGCCTGGGGAGGATCATTAACTGTGCCTTAGGGTATCCTACGTTCCAGTCAATTGAAGCGAAACATCTATCAAGTTTGGAGAGAAGTggagtcttcttctcctccaTGCCTAGCATATGTAACCAATGGGTTTGGGTCTCTTCAGGCCGGCCAATGGGCTCATAACTGGCCTATTGTACATGTGATATGATCTAATTTCAGAAGAGTCTTCAAAAGATACGGGCCAATAATGATTGAGAATGCAGTCTTGGTGATATATAGCTTTTTGCAAGTCTGATGAGAAATAGAGAAGATGAAGGGTTTTAGAAGGGGATGTACGTATTGGTGCCCaaaaaaataaagcaaaaaaaaaaaaaagaagaagggattTTTTCCATTGAAAAAATATAGAATAGGAAATCCTCTTGAGACGAACCACTTCCAGTTCCGTAAGACTGTAAACTGCTGATGAGTTCTTTTTTCTATTATATAGAATAGCTCATGGTTGCAGAAGATACGTAGCATTAAAAGAACCccttcttttgtagaaaattctaGTATTTCTCTATCTGCATTTCAACTGATCTTACGCGGTTCTCCATCGATAAGGGATTCTTTTTCCTTCTATTTGGTCCAGAAGGAATTAACGGTCACTGCTCCAACCTGTACGTATAAGCCTCCAGGCACTTTTTTGACAAGGAACATCCCGGCACTTACTTAGACACAGATGAGAGCAAGAGCATGTCCACAAAGGACGCAATCGCTAAGAACTTGGAGATTCTTCTTTATCAAAATATTCCTTGTCTTACAGCTTGGTACAGATGGAGTCTAGTATACAGAAGGAAGGACATCCCTTGTGTATTAAAGGAATTTACCATGGCCGTCAGTCCCTTTAAACTTATTCTCTCCtttttataatgaaatttgatgaaGGGCTGCCATCTATTGGCATTGAAGTATTGGGTAATATTTCCTTGTCAGTCTTTCATAATATTCAATGATTTTTAAagtactaattaaatattcaaaTTAATATTTGAAAGGTATTCTAAGGATTCCTATGCTAGCTAAGATTTCAAAGTGATCTTAGTTTATTCCTATGACATCTGATTTAGCATACTCTTTTCCATCACCATGCATGGCATCATCAATATGCACAAACtagtcttttttccttttctgagAGAAGCACGGATTGTATgaactaaatattttaattaaacacACTACACACAGAGGGAATCAAAATTGTTTATAACATGATGCAATGATGTGAATGATGCCATAAATAATCTTGCTGTTTCCTGAAACCTTTTATTGATAGATTtctagaaaagatatgaaaaatatatagagCCCCAAAAACAAAATTTTGGCTAAATGAGCCATCATCCTTACAATAAGTATGGAAATTCATATACCACATCCAGTTGAAACCTCGAAGGGATATAGCCTTGGTATAATCCACTTTTGACTCCATTGCAGAAGCTTGTGATGAGTTCTGATGCTCTCAGAAACTCAAACCAAGACAACGGTCCTGCTACTTCAAGCCCAAATCGCCATGACAGACATGCCACCAGCTCCCAAAAGCACTGCTGCATAAGCGCACATCTGAAGCTTAACGCTGCTCTGCAGCTTAGGCCCCATGAAATCCACCGACAAGAGATCTACCAATGCCATGTAGTTCAAAAGCCCGGCTGAACACGCATTCAATAACCCAACCACAATGAGAGCCGTCGGGCTGTTCTCCCTGTAAACGTTTGTGAGTGCAATCCCGAGTGCAATTCCAAATGGTGTCGTTGTGGCAAAGAAGAAGACCAGTATGGCTTTCATCTTCAACTTATACTCCGCCTGCAAAACCATTCATAGATCTGCAAGTTTTAGAATGGTGCAGTATTCACACGTACTTCTAATAATCTTTTATACGTCCACTGCATTTCTAAATACCTGGAGAATGCAACCGCCGAGGCCCATGCCTTCAAACATCTGGTGGAAACAAAGGGCAGCCACTAGAGGCCTAATGGTGCAAGGGTTCTCAGATGCACCCATTGATAGGCCTATCACCACCGAGTGCACCACAATTCCAAACTCCAGTACCTGCACCACAACATCATATATAGTACGACTTAGCAATATTACGATAAAAGAAGAGGAAAACAAGACTAGAATGGATATATCGTTTCTAGCCTGGGCGATGACGCGGTTCCTCTGCAACACGGAGTCCACTCCATCCTTCTCAGATGGCACGACAGCGCCGTTCCCATGGCCATGAGCGACGGGCACCACCGCAGTACTGGTCTCTTTCTCCTGATCTCCAAGCTCAGGCGGCCCACAGCAGGCCTTCCTCATACCACGAAAGGACATCGCGAGGGAATCCACGCTTAACGTGAACAAGGCCGAGAGCATCGCGACGAAGGTGGTAAAAGAGAACTTGTGCCACGGGCGGTCGGGCAGGCAGTGAGAAGAGAGATCGTCGAAAGAGTCCGGCAAGACGTGCATGTAGCCGGTGGCGAGAATCACCCCCGACGCGAAGGCCTTGACGAGCACGAAGGGGCTGCTGTCGGGACGGAAGACGGAGACCGACCGGGAGACGAGGGGGAGGCAGACGCCGATCAAGCTGGTGACGAGGATGCTGGCGATGGCGATGAGCTTTAAACGCGTGGCCTCGGGCTTGTTCTCGCAAGTGCCGCTGTGGGACGCGGGGCCGCACTGCTTGACGCCGGAATTCTCCTCGTTGGCGGCGACGGGGGAGGCgaagagaaggaggaggaggaggagggcatGGGAGGTGGAGGAGGCCATGACATCGGCTTAGAGTCGGAGTTCGGGGTGAAGTGATGGTGATGCGGGGAATATGGGCGGGATTTATAAGAAGagattggttatatatatatatatatatatatatatatatatatatattctaaggAATTATATCTGGAATTGCTGGGGAGTTGGGAGTGCGGCCCGTCCGGGGAGGGAAAAAGTGGTTGCCGGAAAATGGGATACCAAAAATGCTCCCATCTAGCATGTAATATTAGCTTATAGGAGCTGAGATTTGAGAGAGTTAGTAAGGGTAGATTTGGAAGGAAGAATGGCGTGCGTCGTTCCTGTGGGGGCCGGGGGCGGGCGTAATGGTACTCGTGGAGACGCGGGGAGCCGGGGCGTGCGGAAGATTACCATAACGGTGAGGCGTAGCGTGGCGGTGAGGACTACGTTACGTGGGAAACGTTGTCAACAAATCTCgaagcatatgcacggtggataacgCGCAATCGGAAATTGGTGACAAATAAGAGGTaacgtggcgtgttatccaccgcgGGATCCGGAGTGGTCCACTGGGCCGTACACCACGGGGCGGTGCAAGTCCACGGGAACGAGGGCGACGTGGTGCGCCGCCACGTGGAGAAGGGTAGGATTTCTCGTTGCTACGGCACGTGATGTGCGCCGCggtatgttttttttttgggttttggtGGTGCAAGGGACATAGCAATTACCAGGAACATGACACCTAAATACAATACAACTAGTAGGCCTAACAAAAATAAGAAACCAAAGACCCTCTGAGATTACCATCTCCAAAATTTCACTCCCAACCCATCAGCCAGATAAATTAAGGCTTAGAATCAAACAGCAAGAAATCCTCCTGTACCGCCGATTTGTTAAGTGGTCCACCATCTGATTAGCTTCCCTGTTAACATGTGATAAATGGAAATAATGTAGAGATCTTCCACCTGACAATATCCAATAATAGAGGAATCTGAAAATAAACATGAACTGGATGATGTCGAACCCAATGGACCACTGTTAATAAATCCCCTTctaatagaaaaataattgattgaactAGATCAACCACATAATTTTTGGACCGGCTTTACCATGATGCAACACGTATGGGTTTTAAAGAAGGGAAACTAAGCTTGGCGAGGAATGGAGATTCCATTGCGATTACCGCGATTTCATGCATCCGTTTGAATGAGCGTTCACCTGTTTGGCAAGTCAATCGGGTTATTTCCATTTGGAACAGGAAAAATAGACAGGAGAGACAGGAGGAAAGAAAATGGAGGGGAGCTTCTCCGTTTGGGGAGCTCGTGCCATCGATGAACGGGAGCTCGTGCCATCGGGAACTCGTGCCGTCGGTGAATGGGACTGTTGGAGAAACGAAAGGGAAGACAGAAGCACGCTCATCTCCAGATTTTCCTCTCCTCCCAGGAAGACGTGGTTCTCCATCTGGGGAGCTCGTGCCGTCAGCAAACATGATGATGATGTTGATGACTCCGATTGCTAGTTAGTTGTCCTTGTTCTTTTTGTCGAGTGCTTGATTCTGCCATTTCCGAACATATTTATTGAGGTAGTCTCTCCAGATCAAAATCTCAATCTTATCCTTGAGCTGACTGTATTCTTCAGTGTTTGATGAAAACAACAATACTTCCTCTTGCTTCTCTTGTCTAatggagattttattgagtcaggCCGTCATAGATATCCTTAACCTTCGATCTCCACTAAAATCTGAAAGTGAAGGGTTGAGAAAAGGGTGTAGCTGTCCAACCATCGGAGGAGGACTCCTCGATCGGTGGCTCTTTCGCAATCGAGAAGATTTCCTCTCGATTTGAGTTGCTTGGGGTTCTTCTCGATCTCTCTTCCTATCGGAAGTCTTCTTTCCTTTTGCTTGCTTGTACAACTTTTGGGCTTCTTCCATGTGAGTATACTTTAGAGCTTAGACTAGTAGATCAGCATAGTCTCTCGGAAACTTCCTATCAAGGGAGAAAATGAAGTATTTATTCCGCAACCCTCGCTTGAGTGCTGACATCACCACTGACTCATTGAGGCCTCGTACCTTGAGCATGGTAGTGTCAATACGCATGATGTAGTCATGCAGTTACTCACTCTCTTTTTGCTAAATGAAGAGAGGCTAGTAGAGTTCCTTGATTGGGATCAGCAGCTACTAAAGTAAGGAACAGCTTATTGAGCTAGTTGAACAAATGAATGGATCGTGGTTTGAGTCCGGAGTCCCACATCCATGCCGACGACTTTcttgttgagatttgatgcctcgagattcgatctatattgagcccacagctaGATTtaggatgacgaacggagtccaacgatcCCAAGAACAGCCCAAACAGAGCCTAGACGGCGAAGATACATGCGAAAGAAGATCAGAGAAGATGGCACGATGCACGAGGTGCCGGCGTGCCGACAGACTCAGCACGAGCATGCGTGCAGGCTGGCCCAGTGCGTGCGGGCACCCAGGCCCAGCGCCTGTGCGGTCCACCATAGATCACAGGGTGCTGAGCGGTCTATGGAGATCGCGTGAACCAATCACGCGGTCTACAGTATTTTTTGCGTGATCTGATAGCTCTGGAGCGAGCcattcatgatcggatggctgaagatGATTTTGAATTTTATCAGGTGATCGGTGGCCCTGATGTGCACGATCGGACGGCTCTGGTGCAAGCTGGTCACGATCGGATGGCCACGGATAATTCTAAGGTTGATTGGAACTCTGTATTCCTactaaaatagtatttttaaaattctagagcctatatagctctgattgacgAGTCGTTTATTGCGTTGGAGAGCTGGTAATGTCTTGGAGGTATAAAAAGGCTTCAAAAAAAGTttcagagagtttttgtgagggttTTAGAGCTTTTTATTGAGAaactcttgtacaagggttgagtggtgagttcttcttgtattgattttattttattctctcatagtgaagcttgcacgccccatgaagataggcttgaggccaatccatatatttatattgtattttttattttattttttttttttctgttgtatcgtgtggtaccggatcctgtacaacaattggtatcagagcaaggtggtgccaGAGCGTAAGTTGCAGCGATGATGGTCGAGATAGAAGATAgaaaagacaagcacaatcaaggtggagatcaatatGTTTGAcgaaaagagcaatttcttcttgtagCAGACAAGAgtgaaagatgtgctcatccagtaaggattgatcgatgctctcttgtgcgaggagaagctaaccaccatagaggtgcaggattggaggcagCTCCAGATGCAGGCGATGAGTACAAACTGCTTGTACTTAGCAGATGAGGTAGTGATCTATGTGCTTAGCGAGATTTTTCCGATGATGCTGTGATCGAAACTCGAGGAGTTATATATGGCGAAGTCTTTCATTAATATCCTCTTTCTCTGAAGGTAGTTCTACCAGccgtggatgactgagggacagagcatgcaggagcatctcagccactttcagaagatcttcACTGACCTCCTCAAtattggcgagaaagttgaggagaagactagggcgctGGTCTTGCTAAcgtcgcttcctccttcgtatgagtgtttggtgactgctcttctagtggggaagagcaccatcaagatggacgaggtcacctcgatgattcttcagaatgaagttctcaagaagaagaacccagcttcgagctcaggtagcGGCAGCTCAGCTTTAGTGGTTTCTagaagagcaggaggcggtagacagagtgacaggagatcgTGGCGAGGGTGATCCAAGTCTAGAATAAGAGATTTGAGCAATACCAGATATTAccagtgtgatgagttggggcatctagccagagattgccctcaactcagagatcggatgagggctaTTACAGCGACGCCAGTAGCGACTTAGAGAGTGATACcctgaagatatctgatgaggtatctatttcttctcagtagtgaattttagattttgcatgcatctgtcatgtatgttgtagagaggagcggtttgactccttggagagcAGTGATGGCACTGTTTATCTactgaatggatcgagctgtacgatcagaggcatcgggacggTCAGCTAAAGGACACATGATGGTATAGTGAGAAG
Protein-coding regions in this window:
- the LOC105061409 gene encoding fe(2+) transport protein 1-like encodes the protein MASSTSHALLLLLLLFASPVAANEENSGVKQCGPASHSGTCENKPEATRLKLIAIASILVTSLIGVCLPLVSRSVSVFRPDSSPFVLVKAFASGVILATGYMHVLPDSFDDLSSHCLPDRPWHKFSFTTFVAMLSALFTLSVDSLAMSFRGMRKACCGPPELGDQEKETSTAVVPVAHGHGNGAVVPSEKDGVDSVLQRNRVIAQVLEFGIVVHSVVIGLSMGASENPCTIRPLVAALCFHQMFEGMGLGGCILQAEYKLKMKAILVFFFATTTPFGIALGIALTNVYRENSPTALIVVGLLNACSAGLLNYMALVDLLSVDFMGPKLQSSVKLQMCAYAAVLLGAGGMSVMAIWA